Proteins encoded by one window of Lutibacter sp. A64:
- a CDS encoding FGGY family carbohydrate kinase: MKKVIAIIDIGKTNKKIFLFDESFEVVFQNSTQFDEIIDDDGFPCDDIVAIENWIKNQISNIQKKGDFKIKAINFTTHGASLIYLDKEGRRITPLYNYLKNLDLKDYETLYQNNGGTDEFSRKTASPVYGMLNTGLQMLWIKKHKPEIWKQVDAILHYPQYLSYLFTKKITADYTSVGAHTATWDFDTMQYHSWLKDENINLPTPCKGNEAIITEINEEKIAVGSGMHDSSSSIIPLLEKEKDFILLSTGTWIIAMNPFSKEVLTQHQLKNNCLCFMTPEKQQIKSSMQFLGRIHEVYLKALSDYFKVSIDTHLDLVLNTTLCEELVQKNARVFLSEGIDTDFEAHPEYLKNFTSYEAAYYQLVYEISKKVINGIQLISDKNADISKVFISGGFNKNKIFIKLLKLLKNNLEIKISNCKNESALGAALLMKKYLN; the protein is encoded by the coding sequence ATGAAAAAAGTTATAGCAATTATTGATATAGGAAAAACAAATAAAAAAATATTTTTGTTTGATGAAAGTTTTGAAGTAGTATTTCAAAATTCAACTCAATTTGATGAAATAATTGACGATGATGGTTTTCCTTGTGATGATATTGTAGCAATTGAAAACTGGATTAAAAATCAGATTTCTAATATTCAAAAAAAAGGGGATTTTAAAATAAAAGCTATCAATTTTACAACGCATGGTGCTTCTTTAATTTACCTAGATAAAGAAGGAAGACGTATAACACCTTTATACAATTATCTAAAAAATTTAGATTTAAAAGATTACGAAACCCTTTATCAAAACAACGGAGGAACTGATGAATTTTCAAGAAAAACAGCTTCACCTGTTTATGGTATGCTAAATACTGGTTTACAAATGCTTTGGATTAAAAAACACAAACCAGAAATTTGGAAACAAGTTGATGCCATTTTACACTATCCACAGTATTTAAGCTATTTATTTACAAAAAAAATTACAGCAGATTATACATCTGTTGGTGCACATACTGCAACTTGGGATTTTGACACAATGCAATATCATAGTTGGTTAAAAGATGAAAACATAAACTTACCAACACCTTGCAAAGGAAATGAAGCTATTATTACTGAAATAAATGAAGAAAAAATAGCTGTAGGTTCTGGTATGCACGACAGCTCTTCATCTATAATTCCTTTATTGGAAAAAGAAAAAGATTTTATATTATTATCAACTGGCACGTGGATTATTGCTATGAATCCATTTAGTAAAGAAGTACTAACACAACACCAACTTAAAAATAATTGCTTGTGTTTTATGACTCCTGAAAAGCAACAAATAAAGTCTTCTATGCAATTTTTAGGAAGAATACACGAAGTGTATTTAAAAGCTTTAAGCGACTATTTTAAGGTAAGTATCGACACACATTTAGATCTTGTTTTAAACACAACTCTCTGTGAAGAATTAGTGCAAAAAAATGCTCGCGTATTTTTATCAGAAGGTATAGATACAGATTTTGAAGCTCACCCAGAATATTTGAAGAATTTTACTTCGTATGAAGCAGCTTATTACCAATTAGTATACGAAATATCAAAAAAAGTAATTAACGGTATTCAACTAATTTCAGATAAAAACGCAGACATTTCAAAAGTATTTATTTCGGGAGGATTCAATAAAAATAAAATATTTATCAAGCTTCTAAAACTACTAAAAAACAATCTTGAAATTAAAATTTCAAACTGTAAAAATGAAAGTGCTTTAGGTGCAGCTTTATTAATGAAGAAGTATTTAAACTGA